In Callospermophilus lateralis isolate mCalLat2 chromosome 10, mCalLat2.hap1, whole genome shotgun sequence, a single genomic region encodes these proteins:
- the LOC143642186 gene encoding proline-rich protein 23C-like, translating into MVGIRPRSPSACPAPWGGPQPEGPGPAKRRRLDDPADPAEPPAAPNLQNSAASAAAANATALPSVVVLAAGCSLQVPMDDGHLVLQPAPSSVLQVNLQGHNLILIPEGLVGATDQRPGGQGDCPEDPELGAFLRPLGENRVVEQGFFCEFMPEIVRKIEEFEEQWMDPPAGPRGPIPYLPAWAPTPSPVRRSSNPAYDVDFHLLRPFPTSPLQPLPPSPSSSPQAPPQCSPRPRSKACRCLF; encoded by the coding sequence ATGGTGGGCATTCGTCCACGAAGCCCCAGCGCCTGCCCCGCGCCCTGGGGGGGACCACAGCCTGAAGGACCTGGTCCTGCCAAACGCCGCCGACTAGACGACCCTGCAGACCCCGCAGAGCCCCCAGCGGCACCCAACCTGCAAAACTCTGCAGCATCAGCAGCAGCAGCCAACGCCACCGCGCTCCCCTCCGTGGTGGTTCTGGCAGCGGGCTGCTCCTTACAGGTACCCATGGACGACGGCCACCTGGTGCTACAGCCTGCGCCATCCTCGGTCCTGCAAGTGAATCTCCAAGGACACAACCTCATTCTGATCCCTGAGGGCCTCGTGGGAGCCACCGACCAACGCCCAGGAGGCCAGGGAGACTGTCCTGAAGACCCGGAACTGGGCGCCTTCCTGAGACCCCTCGGTGAGAACAGGGTCGTCGAGCAGGGATTCTTCTGCGAATTTATGCCAGAGATCGTCAGAAAAATAGAGGAGTTCGAGGAGCAATGGATGGACCCTCCAGCCGGCCCGCGGGGGCCCATCCCATATCTCCCTGCTTGGGCCCCCACCCCTAGTCCAGTGAGGCGCTCTTCTAATCCCGCCTACGACGTGGATTTCCACCTTCTGAGGCCCTTCCCCACCTCACCACTGCAACCTCTACCTCCCTCTCCAAGTTCAAGTCCCCAGGCGCCTCCTCAGTGCTCTCCACGCCCTAGGAGCAAAGCCTGCAGATGTCTCTTCTAG